Proteins encoded in a region of the Quercus lobata isolate SW786 chromosome 8, ValleyOak3.0 Primary Assembly, whole genome shotgun sequence genome:
- the LOC115955503 gene encoding uncharacterized protein LOC115955503, producing MVTTNNVQEDELRPTTLEKQVQTLMTTVERLTKQNQDLEEQLRQKNAAMGTQGENQEGTSAERRDQEGPEGGNAPSRPKRQDMSCPPVTDMAQPHIVVEMQAMKEQMDVMMNAFKGRVSSDLDDLVHRTDSPFTTSVNSFPLPPKFRMPQVENYDGNKDPLDHLESFKTLMHLQGVPDEIICRAFPTTLKGPARIWFSRLTPNSISTFKELSAQFVSHFIGGHRYKKSTACLISIKQREDETLRSYIARFNKEALSIDKANDKILVAAFTNGLRKGKFLFSLYKNDPKTMSDVLYRAIKYMNAEDALLTREKRERQEDMRQDRGQKMARTGDAERTEATPPVEHQAPTEVLPVKRMA from the coding sequence ATGGTAACTACCAACAACGTTCAGGAAGACGAGCTGCGACCCACGACCCTGGAGAAGCAGGTCCAAACCCTCATGACAACAGTGGAACGTCTCACCAAACAGAATCAGGACCTTGAAGAACAGCTACGGCAAAAGAACGCCGCTATGGGTACCCAAGGGGAAAATCAAGAAGGTACCAGTGCCGAGCGAAGAGACCAAGAGGGGCCGGAAGGTGGTAATGCCCCAAGCAGACCCAAGCGACAAGATATGAGCTGTCCACCCGTCACTGATATGGCTCAACCCCACATTGTCgtggagatgcaggcgatgaaggaacagatggacGTCATGATGAACGCCTTCAAAGGACGGGTGTCCAGCGACCTTGATGATCTGGTCCACCGAACCGACTCGCCGTTCACCACGTctgtcaactccttcccccttcCACCAAAGTTCCGTATGCCGCAAGTGGAAAACTACGACGGAAACAAAGACCCTCTAGATCATTTGGAGTCCTtcaagaccttgatgcaccttcagggggTACCCGACGAGATCATATGCAGAGCTTTCCCCACCACGCTGAAGGGTCCCGCAAGGATATGGTTTAGTAGGCTGACGCCTAACTCCATCAGTACTTTCAAGGAACTAAGCGCCCAGTTTGTTTCGCACTTCATTGGAGGACACAGGTATAAGAAGTCTACAGCATGCTTGATAAGCATCAAGCAGCGGGAAGATGAGACGCTAAGGTCTTACATAGCACGCTTTAACAAAGAGGCGCTTTCAATTGATAAAGCTAACGACAAGATACTTGTAGCCGCTTTCACAAATGGGCTGCGGAAGGGTAAGTTCCTATTTTCACTATATAAGAATGACCCGAAGACTATGTCGGACGTGCTTTACAGGGCAAtcaagtacatgaatgctgagGACGCGCTTTTGACtcgagagaagagagaaaggcaAGAGGATATGCGACAGGACAGAGGGCAAAAGATGGCAAGAACTGGAGACGCTGAACGGACAGAAGCTACACCGCCCGTGGAACACCAAGCACCTACGGAAGTACTACCAGTAAAAAGGATGGCATGA